The following proteins are encoded in a genomic region of Longimicrobiales bacterium:
- a CDS encoding YciI family protein codes for MTYIIMHKTDAHWETGALPSEEVVMQVGSMVGELARRGVLRGGEGLRPSSEGVRLSYAAGTRTVTPGPFQGRNELPAGFSILSVESIDDAVDWAARYAEVVGEAEFDIRPVTEPWDLGVMEKPAGQRTRRYMALRKATSATEAERPLSPEQQRDLDALIEDSTRTGVHLVTVAMRSSARGRRLRRVKGGLSAMDGPFTESKELIGGYVIVELSTLDEAEELTRQYLEIVDAPEVDIREIAAVIQAEEPQQA; via the coding sequence ATGACATACATCATCATGCACAAGACGGATGCGCACTGGGAAACGGGCGCACTGCCTTCGGAAGAGGTCGTAATGCAGGTCGGCAGCATGGTTGGCGAGCTTGCGCGCCGTGGCGTGCTTCGTGGCGGCGAGGGTCTGCGGCCGAGCAGCGAGGGCGTGCGACTGAGCTACGCGGCCGGCACGCGGACGGTGACGCCGGGCCCGTTCCAGGGCCGCAACGAGCTGCCTGCGGGCTTCAGCATTCTGAGCGTCGAGTCGATCGACGACGCAGTCGACTGGGCAGCGCGCTATGCAGAAGTGGTCGGTGAAGCGGAGTTCGACATCCGGCCGGTTACGGAGCCGTGGGATCTCGGTGTGATGGAGAAGCCGGCGGGACAGCGTACGCGTCGCTACATGGCGCTTCGCAAGGCGACATCGGCGACCGAAGCGGAGCGGCCGCTGTCGCCGGAGCAGCAGCGCGATCTCGATGCGCTGATCGAGGACTCCACGCGAACGGGGGTGCACCTGGTGACCGTGGCGATGCGTTCCAGCGCACGTGGGCGCCGGCTGCGCCGGGTCAAGGGCGGCCTGAGCGCGATGGATGGGCCGTTCACCGAGTCCAAGGAGCTGATCGGCGGCTACGTGATCGTGGAGCTGTCGACGCTGGACGAGGCGGAGGAGCTGACGAGGCAGTACCTGGAGATCGTGGATGCGCCCGAGGTGGACATTCGAGAGATCGCGGCGGTGATCCAGGCCGAGGAGCCGCAGCAGGCGTAG
- a CDS encoding DoxX family protein, whose product MQSTLERPVPAPAPFAVAVETGRGARITGRVLSGLAIAFLAVDALAKVLMLQPVVEGAELLGYPPATMLPLGVTLLVGTLLYAAPRTAVLGAILLTGYLGGAVATHVRILDPLFSHVLFPVYLGAFIWGGLLLRDARLRALLPWRARH is encoded by the coding sequence ATGCAAAGCACACTGGAGCGCCCCGTGCCCGCCCCTGCGCCGTTCGCCGTGGCCGTCGAGACCGGCCGCGGCGCGCGCATCACCGGCCGCGTACTGAGCGGCCTTGCGATCGCGTTTCTCGCCGTGGACGCGCTCGCCAAGGTGCTGATGCTGCAGCCCGTCGTCGAAGGTGCCGAGCTGCTCGGCTATCCACCGGCCACGATGCTGCCGCTCGGTGTAACGCTGCTGGTCGGCACACTGCTGTATGCAGCGCCGCGGACGGCTGTGCTCGGCGCGATCCTGCTCACGGGATACCTGGGCGGCGCGGTCGCGACGCATGTGCGGATTCTCGATCCGCTCTTCTCGCACGTTCTGTTTCCGGTCTACCTTGGTGCGTTCATCTGGGGCGGACTGCTGCTGCGCGATGCGCGGCTGCGGGCGTTGCTGCCGTGGCGCGCGCGTCACTGA